One stretch of Leptospira mtsangambouensis DNA includes these proteins:
- a CDS encoding Abi family protein, with translation MIYQKKALTIDEQADQLLSRGLVCDRIDLVSILKQVSYYRLSGYWFPFRNYPNEEFRQNTTLKEIWSRYCFDRKLRLLVLDGIEKIEIALRTDITYKLSHQTGAFGYIEPSAFPMLKEPEFLKLQEEIKKEYSRSKEKFVSHFQHKYGEEHDSLPLWMATELISFGTLFTMYRGIATSTSKSIAKKYNLPEPVLLSWIGSLNSVRNICAHHSRLWNREFGYKPMLPRNDLGWKQPVEIQPNKIFVILSIIQYMLNFISPTSQWKFRFLDLLTLYPTIPIREMGFPERWKEVPFWNLTKTQSRN, from the coding sequence ATGATCTACCAAAAAAAAGCCTTAACCATCGATGAACAAGCCGATCAACTTCTTTCCAGAGGTTTGGTATGCGACCGCATTGACTTAGTATCAATCTTAAAACAAGTTAGTTACTATCGATTGAGTGGCTATTGGTTTCCTTTTCGAAATTATCCAAACGAAGAATTTAGACAAAACACCACTCTGAAAGAAATTTGGAGCCGTTATTGTTTTGATCGTAAACTTCGTTTACTGGTTCTTGATGGCATCGAGAAAATAGAAATTGCTCTACGAACCGATATCACATACAAACTATCTCACCAAACAGGTGCTTTTGGATACATAGAACCCTCTGCCTTTCCCATGTTAAAAGAACCTGAATTTTTGAAACTCCAAGAGGAAATCAAAAAAGAATATTCACGAAGTAAGGAAAAATTTGTCTCACATTTCCAACACAAATATGGTGAAGAGCATGATTCTCTGCCTCTTTGGATGGCTACTGAGCTCATCAGTTTTGGTACACTGTTTACTATGTACAGAGGAATCGCTACCTCCACTTCAAAATCGATTGCTAAAAAATACAATTTACCTGAACCTGTTCTCTTGTCTTGGATCGGAAGTTTAAACTCAGTCAGGAACATTTGTGCACACCATTCTAGGTTGTGGAATCGAGAGTTTGGATACAAACCAATGCTTCCGAGAAATGATTTAGGTTGGAAACAACCAGTCGAAATCCAACCAAACAAAATCTTTGTGATTCTATCGATCATTCAATATATGCTAAATTTCATTTCCCCAACTAGCCAATGGAAATTTCGTTTTTTAGATTTACTTACTCTCTATCCTACCATTCCCATTCGCGAAATGGGTTTTCCTGAAAGATGGAAAGAGGTTCCGTTTTGGAATCTAACCAAAACACAATCAAGGAATTAA
- a CDS encoding site-specific DNA-methyltransferase, with the protein MTDEPQKLPLTSHNITEDKLRILKEHFPEVFTEGNLIDWDKLRQSLGETIESEDPKERFGLNWPGKRNCFKAIQSPTTATLLPDRAASVDFDKTENLYIEGDNLEVLKLLQKSYLGKVKMIYIDPPYNTGNDFVYPDDYTEALKTYLEYTGQVDAKGRKFSNNTETTGRFHSQWLNMMYPRLFLARNLLREDGVIFISIDDGEVAHLRKVCDEIFGEENFVALFQWKRRSNADNRNQNNLSSDHEYILSYSKLSLFSFRGEMIDKSKYTNPDNDARGPWASIDLSGLATAQQRPNLHYPIVDPKTNISYPPNPNRGWSKSKPVIEKMIEEKRILFPKSPEGRPREKKFLNDLKTELTGFSSWLNSEKVGLTTTGTREVSDIFEIKAFDFPKPTSLIKEFIYQASTTPNDIILDFFSGSATTAHAVLALNAEDGANRKFICVQLPEPTRKQKADGTWEESEASRAGFQTISEIGMERIRRVITKLKEEGSANTKDSGKKSVKVKADQSKKEEAPSLGFESEIDQLTKNRKEENEPPRKPQDLGFRVFKLAPSNFPVWNGNIEKTKEAVEKALFEDQPTLLSSNALANTEEAILYEVLLKSGISEALANPNIKTETIAGKIVYIAEETAYYVLGKEHNLEVFNEIMRRSPSLVIAREMGFSGNDVLKANVHAGFKQMKDVSFQVV; encoded by the coding sequence ATGACTGACGAACCCCAAAAACTCCCCCTTACCTCCCACAACATCACCGAAGACAAACTCCGTATTCTAAAAGAACACTTCCCTGAAGTCTTTACCGAAGGCAATTTGATAGATTGGGACAAACTCCGCCAAAGCCTTGGCGAAACGATCGAATCGGAAGATCCAAAAGAACGATTTGGACTGAACTGGCCAGGCAAACGAAATTGTTTTAAGGCCATCCAATCCCCAACGACAGCCACTCTACTTCCTGACCGTGCCGCTTCGGTGGACTTTGACAAGACCGAAAACCTCTATATCGAGGGGGACAATTTGGAAGTGTTAAAACTTTTGCAAAAGTCCTACCTCGGTAAGGTAAAGATGATCTATATCGACCCGCCTTACAATACAGGAAACGACTTTGTCTATCCGGATGATTATACCGAAGCCTTAAAAACCTATCTAGAATACACGGGACAAGTGGATGCCAAAGGGCGAAAGTTTTCGAATAACACAGAAACTACGGGCCGGTTCCATTCGCAATGGCTGAATATGATGTATCCGAGACTGTTTCTTGCCCGGAATTTACTTCGTGAAGATGGGGTGATTTTTATTTCCATTGATGATGGTGAAGTGGCCCACTTACGGAAGGTATGTGATGAAATTTTCGGAGAAGAGAACTTTGTGGCATTATTTCAATGGAAGAGAAGATCTAATGCTGATAATCGTAATCAGAATAATCTTTCGTCAGATCATGAATATATTTTAAGTTATTCAAAACTGTCACTCTTTTCGTTCAGAGGAGAGATGATAGACAAATCAAAATATACAAATCCTGATAATGATGCAAGAGGTCCTTGGGCAAGCATCGATTTAAGCGGATTAGCAACTGCCCAACAAAGACCTAACTTACATTATCCAATAGTTGATCCAAAAACTAACATAAGTTATCCCCCAAACCCAAATAGAGGTTGGTCAAAATCAAAACCAGTTATAGAAAAAATGATCGAAGAGAAAAGGATACTTTTCCCAAAATCACCGGAAGGAAGACCGAGGGAAAAAAAATTTCTCAATGATCTAAAAACTGAGCTAACTGGATTTTCAAGTTGGCTCAATTCAGAAAAAGTTGGGCTTACTACAACGGGAACACGCGAGGTATCAGACATATTTGAGATAAAGGCTTTTGATTTTCCGAAACCTACATCTTTGATTAAAGAATTCATTTATCAAGCTTCCACTACCCCAAACGACATCATCCTTGACTTCTTTTCCGGTTCTGCGACCACAGCCCACGCCGTACTGGCGTTAAATGCGGAAGATGGGGCCAATCGTAAATTTATCTGTGTGCAACTCCCCGAACCCACCCGCAAACAAAAGGCCGATGGGACTTGGGAGGAATCGGAAGCCTCCAGGGCCGGTTTCCAAACTATTTCCGAAATTGGAATGGAACGGATCCGACGTGTGATAACAAAGCTGAAAGAAGAAGGAAGTGCAAACACCAAAGATAGTGGGAAAAAATCGGTAAAAGTAAAAGCAGACCAATCCAAAAAAGAAGAGGCTCCTTCTTTGGGTTTTGAATCCGAGATAGACCAACTAACAAAAAATAGGAAAGAAGAAAACGAACCACCACGTAAACCCCAAGATCTAGGCTTTCGGGTTTTCAAACTGGCACCGTCTAACTTCCCTGTTTGGAATGGTAATATCGAAAAAACCAAGGAAGCTGTGGAAAAAGCACTCTTCGAAGACCAACCAACACTTTTGTCTTCCAATGCATTAGCGAATACAGAAGAAGCCATTCTCTATGAAGTTTTATTAAAATCGGGAATTTCAGAAGCCCTCGCAAACCCAAATATCAAAACGGAGACCATCGCCGGAAAGATCGTTTATATCGCAGAAGAAACCGCCTATTATGTACTAGGAAAAGAACATAACTTGGAAGTTTTTAATGAAATCATGAGACGAAGCCCTTCGCTTGTGATTGCTAGAGAAATGGGTTTTTCTGGAAACGATGTCCTTAAAGCCAACGTACATGCCGGATTCAAACAGATGAAAGACGTTAGCTTTCAAGTAGTATAG
- a CDS encoding DEAD/DEAH box helicase family protein: MKIHFESLEFQDTATSATVSLFEGMEKNPSGFSFSLSGEKGSLFQTELGFGNALLLEESVLYENLRKVQDKFSLEATTKEEFERNGLRFTIEMETGTGKTYVYLNTILSLHKLYGWSKFIIIVPSIAIKEGVLKTLEMTADHFRAKYGIPLVKGSTYSLYQGSAPSALRNFATTNQLQILVMNIQAFNKDNAVIRKEMDELNGQRPIDFIRSSKPILIIDEPQSVDNTETAQNAIAELNPLFQLRYSATPRIRYNPIFRLGPVEAFQRKLVKRIQIRSLEVTGTENAPYIKLESTEGKPGVGFTATVTVNVQSKGKISKKKIKLKQKDDLSLKTENSHYNGYIADTISIEPGNEFLRFTNGTVILLGKEIGSIAPVIQDERIKETIKAHLEKEMQLLRMGIQAKVLTLFFLDRVSNYREYNPDGTTSLGKFGKVFEAAYSELIQKPEFIDLNAPPVELVHNGYFSGDKKKKGNSEIVEWKDTKGDGAKDDDTYNLIMKDKERLLDSNEPLRFIFSHSALREGWDNPNVFQICTLLETRSEFTKRQQIGRGMRLPVDFQGNRIQNETINQLTVVVNESYTEFVRGLQTEYREESGIEFGKVNSHQFMNLVASFSSNTPSPQEKRKKADELFEVLKKLRYLNADGAFTNLMENAFLNPSEFILEGDFAGREDIILEWLRGLNIQTFVQIKRKPNLIKKNDHLWNHPEFWKLWDIIKQKTIYRFQFDSNSIITESVKRIREIQCESMRVVTSIAQGTIAYGGVSAAEIRNRESREVTSPFPLPDPLEYLQKETDLTRDTLKKILKESGSLSEFVKNPQNYLERSAQHIREVIREIGIKNGLEYVPLPNTYWEQKNTSDPIFKEFKEVISDTIETNKHGLYDKMETDSDTEKRFAREQEDSSKVEVFTKLPRKFIVPTPVGEYNPDWAIVVKEETGGTEKFLYYIKETKGYKNFSDIRTEEEKQKIESAKKHFQCIIDTYEARMLAQGIPLEKIPKLEYNVVIGTGKQDNPFINLNE, encoded by the coding sequence ATGAAAATCCATTTCGAAAGTCTCGAATTCCAAGACACTGCCACAAGTGCCACTGTATCTTTATTTGAAGGGATGGAAAAAAATCCCAGCGGATTTTCTTTTTCTCTTTCTGGTGAAAAAGGGTCTCTTTTTCAAACCGAACTTGGATTTGGAAATGCCCTGCTTTTAGAAGAATCAGTTTTGTATGAAAACTTGCGAAAGGTGCAAGACAAGTTTTCTCTTGAAGCCACTACAAAAGAAGAATTTGAACGAAATGGACTTCGATTTACCATCGAGATGGAAACAGGAACTGGAAAGACATATGTATATTTAAATACAATTTTATCTCTTCATAAACTCTATGGTTGGTCGAAGTTTATCATTATTGTTCCTTCCATCGCCATTAAAGAAGGAGTTCTAAAAACCTTAGAAATGACGGCAGACCATTTCCGAGCTAAGTATGGGATTCCTCTTGTCAAAGGAAGCACTTATTCGCTTTACCAAGGTTCTGCGCCAAGTGCCCTCCGTAACTTTGCTACGACAAACCAATTGCAAATTCTTGTGATGAATATCCAAGCCTTCAATAAGGATAATGCAGTAATTCGAAAAGAAATGGATGAGCTGAATGGACAAAGACCTATTGATTTCATTCGTTCATCAAAACCCATCCTCATCATTGACGAACCCCAATCTGTAGACAATACCGAAACCGCACAGAATGCCATTGCAGAATTAAATCCACTTTTCCAATTAAGGTATTCGGCTACACCACGCATTAGATACAACCCTATCTTTCGCTTGGGTCCCGTTGAGGCCTTCCAAAGAAAACTCGTCAAACGGATCCAAATTCGATCTTTAGAAGTTACAGGAACAGAAAACGCACCTTATATCAAACTGGAATCTACAGAAGGTAAACCAGGTGTTGGGTTTACCGCAACTGTCACGGTAAACGTCCAATCTAAGGGAAAAATTTCAAAAAAGAAAATCAAACTCAAACAAAAAGATGACTTAAGTCTGAAAACAGAAAATTCGCATTATAATGGTTATATTGCTGATACGATTAGCATCGAACCTGGAAACGAATTTTTACGATTCACAAACGGCACCGTAATTCTTTTGGGCAAAGAAATTGGTTCCATAGCCCCCGTCATTCAAGACGAAAGAATCAAAGAAACAATCAAAGCACATTTGGAAAAAGAAATGCAACTTTTGCGAATGGGAATTCAGGCCAAGGTTTTGACTCTCTTTTTTCTTGATCGAGTTTCCAATTACAGAGAATATAATCCTGATGGAACCACAAGTCTTGGTAAATTTGGAAAGGTATTTGAGGCAGCCTATTCAGAGTTGATTCAAAAACCAGAGTTTATCGATTTAAATGCTCCTCCCGTCGAGCTTGTACATAATGGATATTTTTCGGGCGATAAAAAGAAAAAAGGAAATTCAGAAATCGTCGAATGGAAAGATACCAAAGGCGATGGCGCCAAAGATGATGATACCTATAATCTCATCATGAAAGACAAAGAAAGGTTACTCGATTCTAACGAACCACTTCGTTTTATCTTTTCTCACTCAGCGCTCAGAGAAGGTTGGGATAATCCAAATGTGTTTCAAATCTGTACCTTATTAGAAACACGCTCCGAATTTACCAAACGACAACAGATTGGTCGAGGGATGCGGCTCCCAGTGGACTTTCAAGGCAATCGAATTCAAAACGAAACTATAAACCAACTTACAGTCGTAGTAAACGAAAGTTATACGGAATTTGTAAGAGGATTACAAACAGAATACAGGGAAGAATCCGGTATCGAATTTGGGAAAGTAAATTCCCATCAATTTATGAATCTTGTTGCCAGCTTCAGCTCTAATACTCCTAGTCCCCAAGAAAAAAGAAAAAAAGCAGACGAACTTTTTGAAGTCTTAAAAAAATTACGTTATCTTAACGCAGATGGTGCATTTACAAATCTAATGGAAAATGCCTTTCTAAACCCATCAGAGTTTATTTTGGAAGGTGATTTTGCTGGCCGTGAAGACATCATTCTGGAATGGCTCAGAGGACTAAATATCCAAACCTTCGTTCAAATCAAAAGAAAGCCAAACCTAATCAAAAAAAATGACCACTTATGGAATCATCCAGAATTTTGGAAACTTTGGGATATCATCAAACAAAAAACCATATATAGATTTCAGTTTGATTCCAATTCTATTATTACCGAATCGGTGAAAAGGATCCGAGAGATCCAATGTGAATCCATGAGAGTAGTTACTTCTATTGCACAAGGAACCATTGCTTATGGTGGTGTCTCCGCTGCAGAAATTCGTAATAGAGAATCAAGAGAAGTAACAAGTCCATTCCCCCTCCCTGACCCTCTTGAATACTTACAAAAAGAAACGGACTTAACTAGAGATACTTTAAAAAAAATCTTAAAAGAATCCGGCTCTCTTAGTGAATTTGTAAAAAATCCGCAGAACTACCTCGAAAGATCCGCTCAGCACATCAGAGAAGTCATACGAGAAATTGGTATTAAAAATGGACTAGAATATGTTCCTCTACCCAATACCTACTGGGAGCAAAAGAATACATCTGATCCAATTTTTAAAGAATTTAAAGAGGTAATATCTGATACGATAGAAACCAATAAACATGGATTATATGATAAAATGGAAACTGATAGTGATACTGAAAAGAGATTTGCTAGAGAACAAGAAGATTCAAGCAAAGTTGAGGTATTTACTAAACTCCCGCGAAAGTTTATTGTTCCGACACCAGTCGGAGAATATAACCCAGATTGGGCAATTGTTGTAAAAGAAGAAACTGGCGGCACTGAAAAGTTTCTTTATTATATTAAAGAAACCAAAGGATACAAAAACTTTAGTGATATTCGAACTGAGGAAGAAAAACAAAAAATCGAATCTGCAAAAAAACATTTTCAATGCATAATTGACACTTATGAAGCCCGTATGTTAGCTCAAGGAATTCCGCTAGAAAAAATTCCAAAATTAGAGTATAATGTAGTGATTGGCACAGGAAAACAGGATAATCCTTTTATTAATTTAAATGAATAA
- a CDS encoding M15 family metallopeptidase — protein MKLILIVICLGFPFLSLLSQSTENKLNVLDRKAYELSIEKNPNKELINLEKNIPEILLDIRYATPNNFTKQVIYKEAKAYARKPVAEALRKANLEFMQLGYSIKIFDAYRPYRATVKFFEIVGDTRYVASPKNGSRHNKGCAIDLTLVDTKTKRELPMPTEYDSFRKEAWSEAPVSDPEILKNRTMLIQVLSQYGFRVNKTEWWHYDFLECSGFEVLDIPFEELE, from the coding sequence ATGAAACTAATTTTGATCGTAATTTGTTTGGGATTTCCTTTTTTATCTTTGCTATCCCAATCCACAGAAAATAAACTCAATGTTTTGGATCGTAAGGCATACGAACTTTCCATAGAAAAAAATCCAAATAAAGAACTGATCAACTTAGAGAAAAACATTCCTGAAATTCTTTTGGATATACGTTATGCGACTCCGAATAACTTCACAAAACAAGTTATCTATAAGGAAGCCAAAGCTTATGCCAGAAAACCAGTAGCAGAAGCTCTCCGCAAAGCCAACCTCGAATTTATGCAACTTGGGTACTCGATTAAAATCTTTGATGCTTACAGGCCATACAGAGCAACAGTCAAATTTTTTGAAATTGTCGGAGATACAAGGTATGTGGCTTCCCCAAAAAACGGATCAAGGCATAACAAAGGTTGTGCGATTGACTTAACATTGGTGGATACAAAAACAAAACGGGAACTTCCGATGCCAACGGAATATGATTCCTTTCGCAAAGAAGCCTGGTCCGAAGCTCCTGTTTCTGATCCAGAGATTTTAAAAAACCGAACCATGTTGATTCAAGTGCTTAGTCAATATGGATTTCGTGTGAACAAAACAGAATGGTGGCATTATGATTTTTTAGAATGCTCCGGGTTTGAAGTTTTGGACATTCCTTTTGAGGAATTAGAGTAG